The proteins below come from a single Thermotoga sp. KOL6 genomic window:
- a CDS encoding substrate-binding domain-containing protein, translating to MRRFVLSVLIISVLLVSVVIFGAGRKYEIAVVVKIAGIPWFNRMAEGVEQAAKELGVNAYLIGPATADPAPQVQMVEDLVTRGVDAICVVPNDAKALKPVFNKAREKGIVVLTHESPFETEAIDWDIETIDSVEYGRMAINEIVRVMVENGIQCTEENPCGFVMLVGSLTVPLHNYWADVALEYAKKYFPFLKELTSRLPTAESVEDSRAAVLDLITTYGDKLKAVIGWGSLGPIGAAQAVYEKGLQDKIIVGGSAIPSTAIPYLSTGAMDWAQLWDPKDAGYAMVYIAKQILDGKKIEPGMEIPGLGPINIKGKVIYVNQIKLMRTPEDAEALGF from the coding sequence ATGAGGAGATTCGTTCTTAGTGTTCTTATCATCAGTGTTCTCTTGGTTTCCGTGGTTATTTTTGGTGCAGGCAGAAAATACGAAATAGCGGTCGTTGTAAAAATAGCTGGTATTCCCTGGTTCAATCGAATGGCTGAAGGTGTTGAGCAAGCCGCCAAGGAACTCGGAGTCAACGCGTATTTGATAGGCCCCGCAACAGCAGATCCAGCACCTCAGGTTCAAATGGTGGAGGATCTCGTAACTCGTGGAGTCGATGCGATATGTGTCGTTCCAAACGACGCAAAAGCTTTGAAACCCGTTTTTAACAAAGCAAGAGAAAAAGGAATCGTTGTATTAACTCATGAATCGCCTTTCGAAACTGAAGCGATAGATTGGGATATTGAAACCATCGATAGTGTGGAATATGGAAGAATGGCGATAAACGAGATAGTAAGAGTGATGGTTGAAAACGGAATACAGTGTACTGAGGAAAATCCATGTGGATTCGTTATGCTCGTTGGGAGTTTAACTGTTCCTCTTCACAATTACTGGGCAGATGTTGCTCTAGAATATGCAAAGAAATACTTCCCATTCCTGAAGGAGCTCACATCTAGACTTCCAACTGCAGAGAGTGTTGAGGATTCAAGAGCAGCTGTTCTGGATCTTATAACGACTTATGGAGACAAACTTAAAGCGGTCATCGGTTGGGGAAGTTTAGGTCCGATAGGTGCAGCACAAGCGGTGTATGAAAAAGGACTTCAGGATAAGATAATCGTCGGTGGAAGTGCGATACCTTCAACTGCGATTCCCTATCTGAGTACAGGTGCAATGGATTGGGCTCAACTTTGGGATCCTAAAGATGCTGGATACGCGATGGTGTACATAGCAAAACAGATCCTCGATGGAAAGAAAATAGAGCCAGGAATGGAGATACCAGGGCTTGGTCCTATAAACATAAAAGGAAAGGTCATATACGTAAATCAGATCAAACTCATGAGAACACCTGAAGATGCGGAAGCATTGGGGTTCTAG
- a CDS encoding sugar ABC transporter ATP-binding protein, which produces MSNVLVSLRNVSKKYGGIVALKNVDLELYKGEIHGLVGENGSGKSTLVKVITGVVEPEPGAKIIIEGKEYSRLTPLLALKKGIHVVHQDLSLFPNLTVAENIAIHMYVERGKSLVNWKDIKKVAKETLEKLGIDIDVDIEVGTLSLADQQLVAICRAIAGEAKLVILDEPTSSLTSREVERLFDFLNRLREHGITVLFISHRLDEILEITQRITVLRDGEKIGTFERKEMDKRKLAYLMTGKEVSYTFSERSLKSEEKVLEVKNLTKMGQFENISFSLYKGEVLGIIGPRGSGRTELALSLFGMNPPDSGEIYIDGKKVDIKTNQEAIQLGIGYVPENRLLQGLVLDQSVVHNIVITNLRKLLGKFYLIDNTRKKSFAENAVKTFGIKTSSIEVPVKTLSGGNQQKVVLAKWILTAPKILILDGPTIGIDIAAKESIYKLIRKLSEKGVSLILISDEPSEVINNCDRILLMKNGKIQEEYLPGQITEEELDRKIKE; this is translated from the coding sequence TTGTCCAATGTTTTGGTTTCCTTGAGAAATGTGAGTAAAAAATACGGAGGAATTGTTGCGTTGAAAAACGTGGATTTGGAATTGTACAAAGGCGAAATTCATGGACTAGTTGGGGAGAATGGCTCTGGAAAGAGCACACTCGTTAAGGTAATAACAGGTGTTGTCGAACCAGAGCCAGGCGCGAAGATCATCATAGAAGGAAAGGAATATTCGCGCTTAACACCCCTGCTTGCCCTCAAAAAAGGAATACACGTTGTCCACCAAGATTTATCACTCTTTCCCAACCTTACAGTAGCAGAGAACATAGCGATACACATGTACGTTGAGAGAGGAAAAAGCCTTGTCAATTGGAAGGATATAAAGAAAGTCGCGAAAGAAACATTAGAAAAACTTGGAATAGATATCGATGTAGACATAGAAGTTGGAACCCTTTCCCTTGCAGACCAACAACTCGTTGCAATATGCAGAGCCATAGCAGGTGAAGCCAAACTTGTGATCTTGGATGAACCCACCTCTTCTCTCACAAGTAGAGAGGTTGAAAGACTTTTTGATTTTTTGAATCGTTTGAGAGAACATGGAATAACTGTCCTTTTCATAAGTCACAGGTTAGATGAGATCCTCGAGATAACTCAAAGGATCACTGTTTTGAGGGATGGGGAAAAAATAGGAACTTTTGAAAGAAAGGAAATGGACAAGAGAAAACTTGCGTATCTGATGACCGGAAAAGAGGTATCTTACACGTTTTCGGAACGCAGTTTAAAGAGTGAAGAAAAGGTTCTTGAGGTTAAAAATCTCACAAAAATGGGACAATTTGAAAACATCAGTTTTTCACTCTACAAAGGAGAAGTTCTGGGAATAATCGGACCTCGTGGCTCTGGAAGAACAGAACTTGCCCTTTCCCTTTTTGGAATGAATCCACCAGATTCAGGGGAAATATACATAGATGGAAAAAAGGTTGATATAAAAACAAATCAAGAAGCCATTCAGCTTGGTATAGGGTACGTTCCGGAGAACAGGCTTTTACAGGGATTGGTTCTAGACCAATCTGTTGTTCATAACATAGTCATAACGAATCTCAGGAAGTTACTCGGGAAATTCTATTTGATAGATAATACGAGAAAGAAAAGTTTTGCTGAAAATGCCGTGAAAACCTTTGGTATAAAGACATCCAGTATAGAGGTTCCTGTGAAAACTTTATCTGGGGGGAATCAACAGAAAGTGGTCCTTGCAAAATGGATCCTCACTGCTCCTAAGATATTGATTTTAGACGGTCCAACAATAGGGATAGATATCGCTGCCAAAGAGAGTATATACAAATTGATCAGGAAGCTATCAGAAAAAGGTGTAAGCTTGATTCTTATATCGGATGAACCATCGGAAGTTATAAACAACTGTGATAGGATTCTCCTTATGAAAAACGGGAAAATACAGGAGGAGTACTTGCCAGGTCAGATAACGGAAGAAGAATTGGATAGAAAAATTAAAGAATGA
- a CDS encoding ABC transporter permease, with amino-acid sequence MNHSSLKRLLRRTEIYLLGILVVLSIVLAIVNPKFLTLENIFDLLRNNSFLGILALGELVVLISGGIDVSFTAIATVSQYVMGVIISKYFIDNILVALLIPIPVGISLGAINAILINYTKVHPVIITISNLNVFYGLLIFITGGKWIYRFPHSFRTFAKLKLVTLVNERGIEYGLSVFTGFWILIAILTWIILKYFPIGRKIYAVGGNMEAARRAGFNIFKVQLFVYCYIGALAGLASFVQAQLAQIIQPNAIVGRELDVLAAAILGGASVFGGSGTVIGTVLGVLLIGIIKNGLILMKIPAYWHQVVIGLIIVIAAGITAYQRKLRKKKGLV; translated from the coding sequence GTGAATCACTCTTCTTTAAAACGGCTTCTAAGAAGAACCGAGATATATTTATTGGGTATTTTGGTAGTTCTTTCCATAGTACTGGCTATTGTGAATCCAAAGTTTTTAACACTGGAGAACATTTTTGATCTTCTAAGAAACAACTCTTTTCTCGGGATTTTAGCTCTTGGAGAACTTGTCGTTCTGATTTCAGGAGGGATCGACGTATCTTTCACGGCGATCGCTACTGTTTCTCAATATGTCATGGGAGTAATAATAAGCAAGTACTTCATAGATAACATCCTCGTTGCCCTTCTGATACCTATCCCAGTAGGAATATCTCTTGGAGCTATAAACGCTATCCTGATAAATTACACCAAGGTTCATCCTGTCATAATAACTATCTCAAACCTCAACGTTTTTTATGGTCTTCTGATCTTCATAACTGGCGGAAAGTGGATATACAGGTTTCCCCATTCTTTTAGAACATTCGCCAAACTCAAACTGGTGACGTTGGTAAACGAAAGAGGGATAGAGTACGGTCTTTCCGTATTCACAGGTTTCTGGATACTCATAGCCATTCTGACTTGGATTATCTTGAAATATTTTCCAATAGGAAGGAAAATATACGCCGTTGGAGGTAACATGGAGGCAGCTCGAAGAGCTGGTTTCAACATATTCAAGGTACAGTTGTTTGTGTACTGTTACATTGGGGCTTTGGCAGGACTCGCTTCGTTCGTTCAAGCCCAGCTCGCTCAGATAATCCAACCCAACGCGATAGTGGGACGAGAACTCGATGTTCTTGCAGCAGCCATCCTTGGAGGTGCCAGTGTTTTTGGAGGATCCGGCACAGTCATAGGAACCGTTCTTGGAGTTCTTCTAATAGGTATCATCAAAAACGGCTTGATATTGATGAAGATACCCGCTTACTGGCATCAAGTTGTCATAGGTCTAATAATTGTGATAGCAGCGGGTATAACCGCATACCAAAGAAAGTTGAGAAAAAAGAAGGGGCTGGTTTGA
- a CDS encoding ABC transporter permease, with protein MKVRNYQIIVLNSILVFLIVIMTILTKGRILRLESLQAVAFQMPLLGLLTLAQMVPMLTGGIDLSIVSNANLAGIIVALILTKLSGWYTVPLAILAGIGTALLVGALNGFLVAFVMISPIIATLGTMILIKGISLGITKGYIIAGFPKEFLFIGDGAILGIPMPFIIFLVSIFMVSLLLNKTIYGISVYMLGSNPIATEFSGVNIKSVLFRTYLLSGFLTGIASLVMIARFNAAQAAYGESYLLLTVLACVLGGVNPAGGFGKVSGLFVAIIVLQVVATGFNLLRLSSHLANALWGLILIFVITINRTITGKWI; from the coding sequence ATGAAGGTTAGAAACTATCAGATAATCGTTCTAAATAGTATTCTTGTGTTTTTGATAGTTATAATGACTATTCTTACAAAAGGTAGGATACTTCGTCTTGAAAGTTTGCAAGCTGTTGCTTTTCAAATGCCACTTCTTGGACTTTTAACACTCGCTCAGATGGTTCCAATGCTCACAGGCGGGATCGATCTTTCCATAGTATCGAATGCAAATCTTGCGGGAATAATAGTGGCACTGATTCTAACGAAATTATCAGGTTGGTACACTGTACCTCTTGCCATATTAGCAGGAATAGGTACGGCTCTTCTGGTTGGTGCTTTGAATGGGTTTCTTGTGGCTTTCGTTATGATATCTCCCATCATCGCAACTCTTGGAACGATGATTTTGATAAAAGGGATTTCTCTGGGAATAACGAAAGGTTACATAATAGCGGGGTTCCCAAAAGAGTTCCTTTTCATAGGTGATGGAGCGATCCTTGGAATACCAATGCCCTTCATAATCTTTCTTGTTTCCATATTCATGGTGTCTTTACTTTTGAACAAAACCATCTACGGTATCTCAGTCTACATGCTTGGTTCGAACCCGATTGCCACTGAATTTTCTGGTGTTAACATAAAATCGGTTCTTTTCAGAACTTACCTTCTCTCAGGTTTTCTCACAGGAATAGCATCGCTCGTCATGATAGCACGTTTCAACGCAGCGCAAGCTGCCTACGGAGAATCCTATCTCCTCCTCACAGTTCTTGCATGTGTTCTTGGGGGAGTTAATCCTGCAGGGGGTTTCGGAAAGGTTTCAGGCCTTTTCGTAGCTATTATCGTTCTGCAAGTTGTTGCAACGGGGTTTAACCTTCTAAGGCTGAGTTCCCACCTTGCAAACGCTCTTTGGGGACTGATACTGATATTCGTAATAACTATAAACAGAACCATCACAGGAAAATGGATTTGA
- a CDS encoding alkaline phosphatase family protein has translation MTGTLIADKLEELYKLGKRDEDIEPIVAYLGGKPFGRIEDGDTVIFCCRRGEREIQLTEAFVMEDFEKFRVKRFKDLEFVTLVKYDERFKNVKVAFDFPPLKNTLSEVISQNDLKQLHMAESEKYAHVTFFFNGRRRTPFPNETDVLVESPSFEDLSKIPELSIYELVEVLTTEIKRKEYDFILVNFANADVIGHLPDMEPKVECVKHLSKALERAVKTALSNDYAVLITADHGLIELGMKSLNPPVPNLGHTTNPVPFFLILPDDKIAFKKSGRISNVAPTVLKLMGLEKPDEMIESLLLEKPTRSYRVILIIMDGWGIGPKDERNPIYIAKPKFWCELIEKYEHGELSASGEDVGLLKGRPGNSEAGHMNLGAGRVVIQDEVIIERSLKEGTFAERKVFVEAFKRVLRKNKKLHLISMLSTKSSHGTIDYPIALVEKAKSMGIKDIFIHVIFNRHGVENMKASELLRILSEKVERYEGVYIVTGVGRKWALDRDKRYDRTKIAYNALVYGKGIKVSVDRNSSR, from the coding sequence ATGACCGGTACACTTATAGCTGATAAACTGGAAGAGCTATATAAGCTTGGAAAAAGAGATGAAGATATAGAACCTATTGTTGCCTATTTAGGTGGTAAGCCCTTCGGAAGAATAGAAGATGGGGATACAGTGATTTTCTGTTGCAGAAGAGGTGAAAGAGAAATTCAACTCACTGAAGCCTTTGTGATGGAAGATTTCGAAAAATTCAGGGTTAAGAGATTCAAAGATTTGGAATTTGTGACCTTGGTTAAATACGATGAAAGATTCAAAAATGTCAAAGTGGCTTTCGATTTTCCTCCCCTTAAGAACACTTTATCCGAGGTTATTTCACAAAACGATCTGAAGCAACTCCACATGGCGGAATCTGAAAAATATGCCCATGTTACGTTCTTTTTCAATGGAAGAAGGAGAACTCCTTTTCCGAATGAAACAGATGTTTTAGTGGAATCCCCCAGTTTTGAAGATCTTTCAAAAATCCCCGAGCTTTCCATTTACGAATTAGTTGAAGTTTTAACCACAGAAATTAAAAGAAAAGAATACGATTTCATACTTGTGAACTTTGCAAACGCTGACGTAATAGGCCATCTTCCCGATATGGAACCAAAAGTAGAATGTGTTAAACATCTAAGCAAAGCGCTTGAAAGAGCAGTGAAAACCGCTTTAAGTAACGACTATGCGGTTTTAATAACAGCAGATCATGGACTCATAGAGCTTGGTATGAAATCTTTGAATCCTCCTGTCCCAAATCTAGGTCACACGACGAATCCTGTTCCTTTTTTTCTCATCCTTCCAGATGATAAAATCGCTTTTAAGAAAAGTGGGAGAATATCGAACGTCGCCCCCACTGTTCTGAAACTGATGGGACTTGAAAAACCTGATGAAATGATTGAGAGCCTTCTTCTTGAAAAACCCACGCGAAGCTATAGGGTGATTCTCATCATCATGGATGGTTGGGGAATAGGGCCTAAAGATGAAAGAAACCCTATATATATTGCAAAACCAAAATTTTGGTGCGAACTGATTGAAAAATACGAACATGGAGAGCTTTCCGCATCCGGAGAAGATGTTGGACTTTTGAAGGGGAGACCAGGGAATTCAGAAGCGGGTCATATGAATTTAGGTGCTGGAAGAGTTGTTATTCAAGACGAGGTTATCATAGAGAGATCTTTAAAAGAAGGAACATTCGCCGAACGAAAGGTGTTCGTGGAAGCCTTCAAACGAGTTTTGAGAAAGAACAAGAAACTCCATCTCATATCGATGCTTTCAACAAAAAGTTCTCATGGAACCATAGATTATCCCATCGCTTTGGTTGAAAAAGCAAAATCCATGGGTATCAAAGATATATTTATCCATGTCATATTTAACCGCCACGGTGTTGAAAATATGAAAGCATCCGAACTTCTAAGGATCTTGAGTGAAAAGGTCGAGCGTTATGAAGGAGTCTACATAGTCACCGGTGTTGGTAGGAAATGGGCTCTTGATAGGGACAAACGCTACGATAGAACGAAGATAGCTTACAACGCACTGGTTTATGGGAAAGGTATAAAAGTGAGCGTTGATAGAAATTCTTCGAGATGA
- a CDS encoding MBL fold metallo-hydrolase, translating to MLKFRVLGGVGEKGRVGFEILIDKKRIVFDYGVKRKFGSNVDEVYPMEPSGPLDFLFISHSHLDHVGAIPLLDFSYIVCSKPTSILLESQVRNWMSVAGKLLKDEGRYKRFLESSPVFKERPMDLPVKIGRSGHVVGSRWIFLKKYSFLYTGDVTLDSPLYTFDPFPKADVLVVDTAYGIKKLRKREELLNLLDVKDKRIVLPVPEIGRSQEILVKLLENGMEPVFVDENILKGFEFLEKHESTKVRVDMSGINSSIPKKLPYGIYLATDGMITSGTSKILFELLKEEKNTTFVITGHVEEGTPGWKLLNEDGRAISFVWKVHPDAEDLLKIIDTVAPRVVIPFHSRREDLDSVKCFLEKNGSKVLIPKKGEFIDMEAIL from the coding sequence ATGCTGAAATTCAGAGTCCTTGGAGGAGTAGGTGAAAAAGGGCGAGTAGGGTTTGAAATACTGATAGATAAAAAAAGAATCGTGTTCGACTATGGCGTGAAACGAAAATTTGGGAGCAATGTTGATGAAGTGTATCCTATGGAACCATCTGGCCCTCTCGATTTTTTGTTTATCTCCCATTCTCATCTGGATCACGTTGGAGCGATCCCCCTTCTTGATTTTTCTTATATTGTTTGTTCAAAACCAACTTCTATTCTCTTGGAATCCCAGGTTAGAAATTGGATGAGTGTAGCTGGAAAACTTTTGAAGGACGAAGGAAGGTATAAAAGATTCCTTGAAAGTTCACCTGTTTTCAAAGAACGCCCAATGGATTTACCTGTGAAGATTGGAAGAAGCGGTCATGTGGTAGGTTCGCGATGGATTTTTTTGAAAAAATACTCCTTTTTGTACACAGGAGATGTTACCCTGGACTCCCCACTCTACACGTTTGACCCATTCCCAAAAGCCGATGTTTTAGTTGTGGATACAGCTTACGGGATAAAGAAGCTAAGAAAAAGAGAAGAACTTTTGAATCTCCTTGATGTGAAAGATAAAAGGATAGTTCTTCCTGTTCCGGAGATTGGAAGATCACAGGAAATATTAGTGAAACTTTTGGAAAACGGGATGGAACCAGTCTTTGTTGATGAGAATATATTGAAGGGTTTTGAATTTTTGGAGAAACACGAAAGTACAAAAGTGAGAGTAGATATGTCTGGAATCAACTCTTCTATTCCGAAAAAATTACCTTATGGGATATACCTTGCAACTGATGGAATGATAACATCAGGTACATCGAAAATACTTTTTGAGTTGTTGAAGGAAGAGAAAAACACTACTTTTGTCATCACTGGACACGTTGAAGAAGGAACTCCGGGATGGAAACTTTTGAACGAAGATGGAAGGGCGATCTCTTTCGTATGGAAGGTTCATCCGGATGCTGAAGATCTTTTGAAAATAATTGATACCGTGGCTCCCAGAGTTGTTATACCCTTCCATTCGAGAAGAGAAGATCTTGATAGTGTGAAATGTTTCCTCGAAAAGAATGGTTCTAAAGTTCTGATACCAAAAAAAGGAGAATTCATCGACATGGAGGCGATTCTATGA
- a CDS encoding ABC transporter ATP-binding protein produces MARIVLNKIEKFFGKNHVIKNLNLGIEDGEFVTLLGPSGCGKTTTLRMIAGFESPSSGEILINGKCVFSKVRKINVPPEERNIGMVFQNYAVWPHMSVFDNIAYPLKIRKMPKDEIKERVERIIEVVKLRGLEGRFPYQLSGGQQQRVAFARALVYSPKILLLDEPLSNLDAKLREEMRFEIKDIQRRIGVTVVYVTHDQSEAMVMSDRIVVLKDGVIQQIGSPAEIYEFPKNRFVAGFIGISNFLKGEIIEVIGNDVEVKLLELADKPIVIACHKLKNLKKEVTVVIRPEDLEITPKGNIKAKIKKRTFLGDHIDYIIFAGKEIRIKAPKYQIFEEGEYVKLKIKKAVIVED; encoded by the coding sequence ATGGCCAGGATAGTTTTAAACAAAATAGAGAAATTCTTCGGAAAAAATCATGTCATAAAGAATTTGAACTTAGGAATAGAAGACGGAGAATTCGTGACTCTCTTAGGGCCCTCTGGATGTGGTAAAACTACAACTCTCAGGATGATAGCAGGATTTGAGTCTCCTTCTTCCGGAGAGATACTCATAAACGGGAAATGCGTTTTCTCAAAGGTAAGGAAAATCAACGTTCCTCCCGAAGAGAGGAACATCGGTATGGTTTTCCAAAATTATGCTGTGTGGCCTCACATGAGTGTTTTCGACAACATAGCCTATCCTCTGAAAATAAGGAAAATGCCAAAAGATGAGATAAAGGAAAGAGTTGAAAGGATAATAGAAGTAGTGAAATTAAGAGGACTTGAAGGGCGCTTTCCCTACCAACTTTCTGGAGGACAACAACAAAGGGTGGCTTTTGCAAGGGCTTTGGTTTACTCTCCAAAAATCCTTCTTTTGGATGAACCTCTTTCCAATTTGGATGCAAAACTCAGAGAAGAAATGAGGTTTGAGATAAAGGATATTCAAAGAAGAATAGGTGTTACCGTTGTGTATGTAACACACGATCAATCCGAAGCCATGGTCATGTCGGACAGAATAGTCGTATTGAAAGACGGTGTGATTCAACAAATAGGTTCTCCTGCAGAGATATACGAATTTCCAAAAAACAGATTTGTAGCTGGTTTCATAGGCATATCCAATTTCTTGAAAGGCGAGATAATTGAAGTAATCGGAAATGATGTCGAAGTTAAGCTTTTAGAACTGGCAGACAAACCAATTGTGATCGCATGTCACAAGCTGAAAAATTTGAAAAAAGAAGTAACTGTTGTGATAAGACCCGAAGATTTGGAGATAACACCGAAGGGAAATATCAAAGCCAAGATCAAGAAAAGGACGTTTCTTGGAGATCACATAGATTACATCATCTTCGCCGGAAAAGAAATTAGAATCAAAGCTCCTAAGTACCAAATTTTTGAGGAAGGAGAATATGTCAAACTGAAGATAAAGAAGGCAGTGATTGTGGAGGATTGA
- a CDS encoding iron ABC transporter permease — translation MKVLLWITFVVMFILIAIPLILLFLDSFKGEEALFTLKNYIDTFTRKSNIKSALNTLYLAISTTFFATLIGSVLAWLIARTDIPGKSILKTLLMVPYMIPPFIGAMGWMFLFGRAGYLNKLWEKFFGHILFNVHSFPGLVLVMTMYMYPPVFITVHTALMSMDASLEEAGRVCGARLFRVMRTISLPLVLPSILSGAFLVFAMTSANFGIPALIGMPARIHVLTTRIMSYIASGTEKGLSRAVSLSVILVGIAITGLTLNNLFVSKSKFTIITGKSTRPTEIRLGKFKMITSFAVWIFVIFAVFLPLFSLSLTSLWKAWGLPFKFSSFTFGNFYKVLFVDENTKSAIRNSFVFAILSATFVTILGSVVAYLSVRVKSLVSKFMDGLSTLPQAIPGTALAVAMILMWSSKFGINLYNTMWIIIVAYTARYMFLSVRTVSGAVRQIHESLEEAGRSIGAKQLRVLKDITFPILKPALLSSWALVFMPTFRELTISILLYGPQTRTIGVTIYELQEGGEYQMASAFAVFVLVIAFILQYVVNRYLLGRERT, via the coding sequence GTGAAAGTTCTTTTATGGATCACCTTTGTTGTCATGTTCATTTTGATAGCTATTCCATTGATTCTTCTATTTTTGGATAGTTTCAAAGGAGAAGAAGCGTTATTCACTCTGAAAAATTACATCGATACTTTCACCAGAAAAAGCAACATAAAAAGTGCTTTGAACACCTTATATCTTGCAATTTCAACCACATTCTTTGCCACTCTTATAGGATCTGTCCTTGCTTGGCTTATCGCAAGAACGGATATTCCCGGGAAATCGATTCTAAAAACACTTCTCATGGTGCCTTACATGATACCACCTTTCATAGGCGCTATGGGATGGATGTTTCTTTTTGGAAGGGCAGGTTATTTAAATAAATTATGGGAAAAATTCTTCGGTCATATTCTCTTCAATGTCCATTCCTTTCCTGGTCTCGTTCTTGTGATGACAATGTATATGTATCCACCTGTTTTCATAACTGTTCACACGGCCCTTATGAGTATGGACGCATCTTTGGAGGAAGCAGGTAGGGTGTGTGGCGCTAGACTTTTCAGGGTTATGAGAACGATCTCTCTTCCTTTAGTTCTTCCCAGTATACTATCAGGTGCGTTTTTGGTATTTGCAATGACGTCCGCGAATTTTGGAATACCGGCTCTGATAGGAATGCCTGCTAGAATTCATGTTCTTACCACGAGGATAATGTCCTACATAGCATCGGGAACGGAAAAAGGATTAAGCAGAGCAGTTTCTCTTTCTGTGATATTGGTAGGTATAGCAATAACAGGACTCACGTTGAACAACCTTTTCGTTTCAAAATCCAAATTCACAATCATAACTGGGAAATCTACAAGACCAACTGAGATAAGACTTGGGAAATTCAAGATGATCACAAGCTTTGCAGTTTGGATCTTTGTTATCTTTGCAGTTTTTCTACCTCTTTTCTCTCTCTCTCTGACATCGCTTTGGAAAGCATGGGGGCTTCCCTTTAAATTCTCAAGTTTTACTTTTGGAAATTTTTACAAAGTTCTTTTCGTCGATGAGAACACGAAGAGCGCAATTAGAAACAGTTTTGTCTTCGCCATACTTTCCGCAACTTTCGTTACTATATTGGGATCCGTAGTTGCATACCTTTCGGTGAGGGTTAAGAGTCTAGTTTCGAAATTTATGGATGGGTTGTCGACCCTTCCTCAAGCCATCCCTGGAACTGCTCTTGCAGTTGCCATGATACTCATGTGGTCCAGTAAGTTTGGTATAAACCTCTACAACACAATGTGGATAATCATCGTTGCTTATACCGCTAGGTACATGTTTTTATCCGTAAGAACGGTTTCTGGAGCTGTAAGGCAGATTCATGAATCTCTTGAAGAAGCTGGAAGATCGATTGGTGCCAAGCAACTAAGAGTTCTGAAAGATATAACCTTTCCCATATTGAAACCCGCCCTACTTTCATCGTGGGCTCTTGTTTTCATGCCGACTTTCAGAGAACTCACTATATCGATTTTACTGTACGGTCCTCAGACAAGAACAATAGGAGTTACGATTTACGAACTCCAAGAGGGCGGAGAGTATCAAATGGCATCTGCTTTTGCAGTTTTTGTCCTTGTAATAGCTTTTATTCTTCAATATGTCGTGAACAGATATCTCCTCGGAAGGGAGAGAACCTGA